The following proteins come from a genomic window of Natronosalvus vescus:
- a CDS encoding winged helix-turn-helix domain-containing protein — MDPASAFAILADETRLAILRAVAEAEREAQSLTGTPTLSFSELYDRVDVSNSSRFAYHLEQLTGTYLRKTDDGYAFTYAGERVVRTIISNSYSEPATFDPVAVAGRCPTCRERHLEARAEAVQLRIRCTGCGQGVGSHPLTPALVVDRDPQEIVDTVDRNMRAMAVRMQAGICDECGGALEQAVHETEIVENDPYLVVCRCRQCWMRFTMPLSMQVLVHPATTSFYWERGIDVRTRSFRWLLDALAEDRWCVDPIDEQNAAGDGTYRVTIREQGDELRVVLESDLTVVQATRVVSDRGRRN; from the coding sequence ATGGATCCGGCGTCGGCGTTCGCCATCCTCGCCGACGAGACGCGACTCGCCATCCTTCGAGCGGTTGCCGAGGCTGAACGGGAGGCACAATCGTTAACCGGAACGCCGACGCTCTCCTTCTCGGAACTCTACGACCGGGTCGACGTCTCGAACTCCTCCCGGTTCGCCTACCACCTCGAGCAACTCACGGGTACGTACCTCCGAAAAACCGACGACGGCTACGCGTTCACCTACGCCGGCGAGCGTGTCGTTCGGACGATCATCTCTAATTCCTACAGCGAACCGGCCACGTTCGATCCCGTCGCCGTCGCCGGTCGCTGTCCCACCTGTCGAGAGCGCCACCTCGAGGCGCGAGCCGAGGCTGTCCAGTTACGGATCCGCTGTACGGGTTGCGGGCAGGGCGTCGGTTCCCATCCGCTGACGCCCGCGCTGGTCGTCGACCGCGACCCGCAGGAAATCGTCGACACCGTCGACCGAAACATGCGAGCGATGGCGGTTCGCATGCAGGCGGGTATCTGTGACGAGTGTGGCGGGGCGCTCGAGCAGGCCGTTCACGAGACCGAGATCGTCGAGAACGACCCCTACCTGGTCGTGTGTCGATGTCGGCAGTGCTGGATGCGTTTTACGATGCCGCTGTCGATGCAGGTACTCGTCCACCCGGCGACGACGTCGTTCTACTGGGAGCGCGGTATCGACGTTCGAACCCGGTCGTTCCGGTGGCTGCTCGACGCGCTGGCCGAGGATCGCTGGTGCGTCGATCCAATCGACGAGCAAAATGCCGCGGGCGACGGCACGTATCGCGTCACGATCCGAGAGCAGGGCGACGAACTACGCGTCGTCCTCGAGTCGGATCTCACCGTGGTGCAGGCCACGCGTGTCGTCAGCGATCGAGGACGACGTAACTGA
- a CDS encoding bacteriophage holin — protein MSDSHSSFGERIRSSQDGSPEAAGRVDPRALGLTAGIVWGSAVAFFELAAGTRYGERWRLLLADLYPGYSHEPGDLVWGTVLGFIDAFVLGYLFGRLYNRLAK, from the coding sequence ATGAGTGACTCACATTCCTCGTTCGGAGAGCGGATCCGCAGTTCCCAGGACGGATCCCCCGAGGCCGCAGGCAGGGTCGATCCACGTGCACTCGGTCTCACGGCCGGGATCGTGTGGGGTTCAGCGGTCGCCTTCTTCGAACTCGCAGCCGGGACGCGGTACGGTGAGCGCTGGCGACTGTTGCTGGCCGATCTCTACCCAGGGTACAGCCACGAACCGGGCGATCTCGTCTGGGGAACGGTTCTGGGGTTCATCGACGCCTTCGTTCTTGGGTACCTGTTCGGAAGGCTGTACAATCGCCTGGCGAAATGA
- a CDS encoding aminotransferase class V-fold PLP-dependent enzyme: protein MSHQQVEPLDVAQIRDDYPILEREFAGNQLVYLDNAATTHTPDQVVDAMSEYYRQYNSNVHRGIHHLSQEASIRYEEAHDRVAEFIGADGREEVIFTKNTTESENLVAYSWGLQELGPGDEVVLTEMEHHASLVTWQQIANRTGADVKYIRVGEDGRLDMEHARECITDDTAMVSVVHVSNTLGTVNPVADLADIAHDHDAYIFVDGAQAVPTRPVDVQAIDADFYAFSGHKMAGPTGIGVLYGKRQLLEALTPYLYGGGMIEKVTFEDSTWAELPWKFEPGTPPIAEAVGLEAAIDYLKEIGMERVRVHEEELAAYAYERLAAEGDVDIYGPEPGPDRGGLVSFNLASVHAHDLASIMNDHAVAIRAGDHCTQPLHDKLGVAASARASFYVYNTREEIDALVDAIDSARQLFA from the coding sequence ATGAGCCATCAGCAGGTCGAGCCCCTCGACGTCGCGCAGATTCGGGACGACTACCCGATCCTCGAGCGCGAGTTTGCCGGGAATCAACTCGTCTATCTCGACAACGCAGCGACGACCCACACGCCCGATCAAGTCGTCGACGCCATGAGCGAGTACTACCGCCAGTACAATTCGAACGTCCATCGGGGCATCCACCACCTCAGTCAGGAGGCGTCTATTCGCTACGAGGAGGCCCACGACCGGGTCGCCGAATTCATCGGGGCTGACGGTCGTGAGGAAGTCATCTTCACGAAAAACACCACCGAGAGCGAGAACCTGGTCGCCTACTCCTGGGGCCTCCAGGAACTCGGCCCCGGCGACGAGGTCGTCCTCACGGAGATGGAACATCACGCCTCCCTCGTGACGTGGCAACAGATCGCCAACCGCACCGGCGCGGACGTGAAGTACATCCGGGTCGGCGAGGACGGCCGCCTCGACATGGAGCACGCCCGCGAGTGTATCACCGACGACACCGCCATGGTGAGCGTCGTCCACGTCTCGAACACGCTCGGTACGGTCAACCCCGTGGCCGATCTGGCCGATATCGCCCACGACCACGACGCCTACATCTTCGTCGACGGTGCCCAGGCCGTCCCGACCCGTCCCGTCGACGTCCAGGCCATCGACGCCGACTTCTACGCGTTCTCGGGCCACAAGATGGCCGGCCCCACCGGCATCGGCGTCCTCTACGGCAAGCGACAACTGCTCGAGGCGCTCACCCCGTACCTCTACGGCGGCGGCATGATCGAGAAGGTAACCTTCGAGGACTCCACCTGGGCCGAACTCCCCTGGAAGTTCGAACCCGGTACGCCGCCGATCGCCGAAGCCGTCGGCCTCGAGGCCGCGATCGACTACCTCAAGGAGATCGGGATGGAGCGCGTTCGCGTCCACGAGGAGGAGCTGGCGGCCTACGCCTACGAGCGACTGGCCGCCGAGGGTGACGTCGACATCTACGGCCCCGAACCAGGGCCCGACCGGGGCGGGCTGGTGAGCTTCAACCTCGCATCCGTCCACGCCCACGACCTGGCCTCGATCATGAACGACCACGCGGTGGCGATCCGGGCGGGCGACCACTGTACGCAGCCGCTACACGACAAGTTGGGAGTCGCCGCCTCGGCCCGCGCATCGTTTTACGTCTACAACACCCGCGAGGAGATTGACGCGCTGGTGGATGCGATCGACAGCGCGCGGCAACTGTTCGCCTGA